One stretch of Clostridia bacterium DNA includes these proteins:
- the tadA gene encoding Flp pilus assembly complex ATPase component TadA, translating to MAEEKRLLGQILVEQGKITPEQLRIALQKQKDTGARLGQVLVSLGYLTEDQVIKTLEDQLGVSRVNLKEIKVDHEAIEIVPKQLAQKYKVFPVKRTGDRLSVAMSDPLNLAALDDLHMSTGLLITPLLSTEAEIDEAISKFYGLPYPVEAALRQLSADEAVEEAEEGPIIRLVNSIIERAVRMGASDIHFSPEEDAFRIRYRLDGFLQDVMSLPKQSHPPITSRLKIMARMDIAEKRVPQDGRIQMTVDGSLIDLRVSSLPTVLGEKVVLRVLDPRSALKELDELGFNPEALERFRAIIHSAYGLVMVTGPTGSGKTTTLYAALRRINDRTRNIVTLEDPVEYMLPGISQVQVNTKVGLSFASGLRSILRQDPDIIMVGEVRDPETAAMAIRSAMTGHLVLSTVHTNDAIGAIYRLIDMGIEPYLVASSVIGVVAQRLVRLVCTRCAESYELAPDAPERQILQAEPDQPVVLRRGRGCTQCNHTGYKGRAAVSEVVPISARIRELISKRAPADELKQVAVEEGMITMQQDGLNKVLQGVTTLEEVLRCTQLVGVDTPSVPGVSFL from the coding sequence TTGGCTGAGGAAAAAAGACTTCTGGGGCAAATCTTGGTCGAACAGGGCAAGATTACGCCAGAGCAACTGAGAATCGCACTGCAAAAACAAAAAGATACCGGAGCCCGTTTGGGCCAAGTATTGGTCAGCCTAGGTTATCTCACAGAAGATCAGGTGATCAAGACGTTGGAAGACCAGCTGGGCGTAAGCCGAGTCAACTTAAAGGAGATAAAAGTTGATCATGAAGCCATCGAGATCGTTCCCAAACAGTTAGCCCAAAAATATAAAGTCTTTCCGGTCAAGCGCACCGGAGATAGGCTGTCGGTAGCCATGTCGGATCCCTTGAACCTGGCGGCGCTTGATGACCTGCATATGAGCACGGGCTTGTTGATTACGCCCCTTTTGAGTACAGAAGCCGAGATCGATGAGGCCATCAGCAAGTTTTACGGTTTACCCTACCCGGTGGAGGCAGCCTTGCGCCAGCTAAGCGCCGACGAAGCAGTAGAAGAAGCTGAAGAGGGCCCCATCATCCGGCTGGTGAACTCGATTATTGAGCGAGCAGTGCGGATGGGAGCTAGCGATATCCATTTTTCGCCCGAAGAAGATGCTTTTCGTATCCGTTACCGACTCGATGGTTTTCTCCAAGATGTGATGAGCCTGCCCAAGCAAAGCCATCCTCCCATTACGTCGCGCTTGAAGATCATGGCGCGAATGGACATTGCTGAAAAGAGGGTTCCCCAAGATGGTCGAATCCAGATGACCGTGGATGGAAGCTTGATTGACCTCCGAGTTTCGTCATTGCCCACAGTCTTAGGAGAAAAGGTAGTGCTGCGGGTACTGGATCCGCGCTCGGCTTTAAAAGAACTGGATGAGCTAGGTTTTAACCCGGAGGCGCTGGAACGCTTTCGCGCCATTATCCACTCTGCCTACGGTCTAGTTATGGTCACTGGTCCGACCGGTAGCGGCAAAACCACCACCCTCTATGCTGCCCTACGCCGAATAAATGACCGTACCCGCAATATCGTTACTCTAGAAGATCCGGTGGAGTACATGCTCCCAGGAATATCTCAGGTGCAGGTGAATACCAAAGTTGGTCTATCCTTTGCCTCGGGGCTAAGATCCATTCTCAGGCAGGATCCTGATATTATCATGGTGGGAGAGGTACGGGATCCGGAGACGGCAGCTATGGCCATTCGCTCGGCTATGACCGGACATTTAGTACTGAGCACAGTTCACACTAACGATGCCATTGGTGCCATTTATCGGTTGATTGATATGGGTATTGAACCATACCTAGTAGCTTCATCAGTAATCGGGGTGGTAGCCCAGCGATTGGTGCGACTGGTTTGTACTCGCTGTGCGGAAAGTTATGAATTAGCTCCTGATGCTCCGGAACGGCAAATCTTGCAAGCAGAACCGGACCAACCCGTGGTTTTGCGCCGGGGGCGAGGCTGTACCCAGTGCAACCATACCGGATATAAAGGCCGAGCAGCTGTCAGCGAGGTGGTTCCCATTAGCGCTAGGATTCGGGAGCTCATCTCCAAACGTGCTCCTGCGGACGAGCTCAAGCAGGTGGCAGTGGAAGAGGGCATGATTACTATGCAACAAGACGGGCTAAACAAGGTATTGCAAGGGGTTACCACTCTGGAGGAAGTATTGAGGTGCACGCAGCTGGTAGGGGTGGATACGCCTAGCGTACCTGGGGTGAGCTTCTTATGA